A stretch of DNA from Streptomyces sp. NBC_01197:
GGCCTTCTCCGCCACCCCGAGCGGCGCGGGCAGGTTCTCGACCAGCCCGAGCGCGGCCACGACGGCCCAGACGGCGATGCCTGCCACCACTGCGACGACGTTGAGGAGCAGGGGCCGGTGCCGGGAACGGCGCGGTTGCTGCTGCCGGCCTTCGGCAGCGGATTTCTCGACAGGGGCGATCACAGCCATGGGTTCCTCGCTGGTGGCTTCACGCGTTCTCCTCGGGGACGGGCTGCGGGTAGTGGGAGAGCAGGGGGGATTCATGAAGAACGAGGGCGATGCCGCCCAGCGCGCTGCCCGCGTCGCCGAGCGTCGCGCGCCGTACGTCCACGTGGGGGCGGGCCATCGGCATCAGGTGCTGGCGCAGCGCCCGTTCGACCGGGTCGAGCAGCGCGGGGCCGGCTTCCGCCAGCTCGCCGCCGACGACGATGACGCCCGGGCCGACGGCATGACAGACCGCGGCCAGCACCCCGCCGACGTCGTTGCCGACGCGCTCCAGCACCCTCAGGGCGGACGGTTCGCCGGCAGCCGCGGCGTCGAGGAACCCGGCGAGGCCATCGGCCCGGCCGCCGGCTTCGCGGTAGCGGTGCAGAACCGCGTCGAGCGAGGCACGGGTCTCCAGACAGCCGGTCCCGCCGCAGTCGCACGGTCTGCCGGCCGGGTCCACGGTGATGTGCCCGAACTCGCCGGACAGGCCGTTGCGGCCGCGGTGCAGCGCGCCGCCCACGACCAGTCCGCCCCCGACGCCGTGTGACAACCGCAGGTAGAGGACGTCGCTGCTGTCCGCCGCCGCACCCCACACTGCCTCGGCGAGCGCCGCGAGCCGGGTGTTGTTGTCAAGGAGCACCGGCACACCGAACTGCTTGCGCAGCAGGT
This window harbors:
- a CDS encoding ROK family transcriptional regulator; the protein is MLSCMHEHDGPLTRLRRSHEQAVLGLLRRHGPLSRAELGDRSGLSRTTLHDIVAGLVGNGSVVTGTPHVEVRKRGRPVEKLSLNPAAGEAVGIDFARRSVHVAAVNFAHEVVGSASEAHAADLSWPERIDIAGRLLATSANVQLDALSAIGVGVVGPITDPGSGNARAQGIDGLPDLLRKQFGVPVLLDNNTRLAALAEAVWGAAADSSDVLYLRLSHGVGGGLVVGGALHRGRNGLSGEFGHITVDPAGRPCDCGGTGCLETRASLDAVLHRYREAGGRADGLAGFLDAAAAGEPSALRVLERVGNDVGGVLAAVCHAVGPGVIVVGGELAEAGPALLDPVERALRQHLMPMARPHVDVRRATLGDAGSALGGIALVLHESPLLSHYPQPVPEENA